The following proteins are co-located in the Candidatus Zixiibacteriota bacterium genome:
- a CDS encoding sigma-70 family RNA polymerase sigma factor, giving the protein MARRILGAYDWVLPKRGNEADRLLYPPYSGPLQQKIIAAVESALARLPSVEKEIIERYYYQGQSIGEIAEALISTVGSVERRRQNAIRKLRKYLSTFVKEHFGIEVRDLAKCVICDSPFRIEIERLIASKPAEENWRKLLRCLREKYRLDIKAPQTIVSHIKFHREEE; this is encoded by the coding sequence ATGGCGCGAAGAATATTGGGGGCGTACGACTGGGTACTGCCGAAACGGGGGAATGAGGCTGACCGTCTTTTATATCCTCCTTACTCCGGTCCTCTACAGCAGAAAATTATTGCGGCGGTAGAAAGCGCCCTGGCGCGGCTGCCGTCAGTCGAAAAAGAGATTATCGAGCGGTACTATTATCAGGGACAGTCTATTGGGGAGATAGCGGAAGCGCTCATAAGCACGGTTGGTTCGGTGGAGCGGAGACGTCAGAATGCCATCCGTAAATTGCGGAAATACCTATCAACCTTTGTGAAGGAGCATTTTGGGATTGAAGTCCGCGATTTGGCCAAGTGCGTTATCTGCGACTCGCCCTTTCGAATTGAAATAGAGCGGCTCATTGCCAGCAAACCGGCGGAGGAGAACTGGAGAAAGCTGCTCCGCTGTCTCCGAGAGAAATACCGCCTTGATATAAAGGCGCCGCAGACCATAGTGAGTCATATCAAGTTTCATCGGGAGGAAGAATAA
- a CDS encoding bifunctional UDP-3-O-[3-hydroxymyristoyl] N-acetylglucosamine deacetylase/3-hydroxyacyl-ACP dehydratase, with the protein MYAKQRTIRRPISLEGIGLHTGNTTRMTFKPALPDSGVRFIRADLPGRPAVMANIDYVVDISRGTTLANGDAKVHTVEHVLAAISGLQLDNLDIELESNEPPVGDGSALPYVEKILEAGIENQDADRRYLEIDSTMLHSEPERGVDIVVTPSDTFRITFMIDYKNPALGTQYTTLMDLDSEFATEFAPARTFCFLSEVEHLKQNGLIKGGGLQNAIVIYDSDLGQVEVDRIRKALDLKDEAFVGQTGIINDIPLRFPNEPVRHKALDLIGDLFLIGVPIKGHILAARSGHKANVELVKKIRAFYEKKQLAKKYQKANLEPFLDIEGIMKIMPHRYPFLLIDRVLDLEPEKRVVAIKNVTFNEPFFTGHFPGHPIMPGVLIIEAMAQAGGILLLKAVQEPETKLVYFMSLDNVKFRRPVRPGDTLRFELDMVAFRRSACKMKGKAFVEDAVVAEAEMMAMVVDR; encoded by the coding sequence ATGTACGCAAAGCAAAGGACCATTCGAAGACCGATATCGTTAGAAGGAATCGGCCTGCATACCGGAAATACCACCCGGATGACTTTTAAGCCGGCCCTTCCTGACAGCGGTGTTCGTTTCATCCGCGCCGACCTGCCGGGGCGCCCCGCGGTGATGGCAAATATTGACTATGTGGTCGATATATCGCGCGGAACTACTCTGGCTAACGGCGATGCCAAGGTGCATACGGTAGAGCATGTCCTGGCGGCAATCTCAGGGCTCCAGCTGGACAATCTCGATATTGAACTGGAATCCAATGAACCGCCGGTGGGGGATGGCTCGGCATTGCCTTATGTGGAGAAAATACTGGAGGCGGGGATTGAAAATCAGGATGCCGACCGCCGCTATCTGGAAATTGACAGCACGATGTTACATTCGGAGCCGGAGCGGGGAGTCGATATCGTGGTGACTCCCTCCGACACGTTTCGCATTACTTTCATGATAGATTACAAGAATCCGGCGCTGGGGACGCAATATACGACTCTTATGGACCTCGATTCGGAGTTTGCCACTGAGTTCGCGCCGGCGCGGACCTTCTGCTTTCTCTCCGAAGTGGAACACCTTAAACAGAACGGATTGATAAAGGGAGGCGGACTGCAGAACGCCATCGTCATTTATGATTCTGATCTGGGACAGGTTGAGGTAGACCGGATAAGGAAGGCTCTGGATTTGAAAGATGAAGCGTTTGTGGGGCAGACCGGAATCATCAACGATATTCCCCTTCGCTTTCCCAACGAACCGGTGCGGCATAAAGCGCTGGACCTGATTGGCGACCTCTTTTTAATAGGGGTGCCGATAAAAGGGCATATACTGGCGGCCCGCTCCGGTCATAAAGCCAATGTGGAGTTGGTGAAGAAAATCCGGGCGTTTTATGAAAAGAAACAGCTTGCCAAGAAATATCAAAAGGCGAATCTGGAGCCGTTTTTGGATATCGAAGGGATAATGAAGATAATGCCCCACCGGTATCCTTTTCTTCTGATTGACAGAGTTCTCGACCTGGAGCCGGAAAAGCGGGTGGTGGCTATAAAGAATGTGACCTTCAATGAGCCGTTTTTTACGGGCCACTTTCCGGGGCATCCTATCATGCCGGGGGTGCTGATTATTGAAGCGATGGCTCAAGCGGGCGGAATTCTTCTTTTGAAAGCGGTGCAGGAGCCGGAAACAAAATTGGTCTATTTCATGTCGCTGGACAATGTCAAATTTCGCCGTCCGGTTCGTCCCGGGGATACCCTGAGATTTGAGCTCGATATGGTGGCGTTTCGGAGAAGCGCCTGCAAAATGAAAGGGAAGGCTTTTGTGGAAGACGCCGTAGTTGCTGAAGCGGAGATGATGGCAATGGTGGTGGACCGATGA